The Candidatus Angelobacter sp. sequence CTTGCCAAACGTTCATGGTGCGATATTCTCGCCCGGCAATGCCTCGTTGCCTTCCAGATCAAAATCCACCGGAACCGGAAAGAATCGACACCGAAACGCCCCGCAATGGGATCTCGCGTCCGAACCTCACCCGCAGAAATTTTTTGCGCGCCATTGCGATGGGAAGCACTTTCACCTCGGCGGGGGGCGCTTTTGCGGCGGCACACGCAGAGAAGTCGACACCGGTCCGGCGCTTCGAGGTCAAATCGTTCGAGCTGGATGAGATGAGCATCGCGGACCTTCAGGCGGGCATGAGGTCGGGCAAGTACACTTCGGTCGCGCTGGTCAACAAATACCTGACGCGCATCGGACAAATTGACAAACGAGGTCCGGCGGTCAATGCGGTGATCGAGATCAACCCGGACGCCCTGGCCATCGCGAGATCCCTCGATGAAGAACG is a genomic window containing:
- a CDS encoding amidase (catalyzes the hydrolysis of a monocarboxylic acid amid to form a monocarboxylate and ammonia), whose amino-acid sequence is MRAIAMGSTFTSAGGAFAAAHAEKSTPVRRFEVKSFELDEMSIADLQAGMRSGKYTSVALVNKYLTRIGQIDKRGPAVNAVIEINPDALAIARSLDEER